The Cherax quadricarinatus isolate ZL_2023a chromosome 51, ASM3850222v1, whole genome shotgun sequence DNA window aaaatactttcatcatcattcaacactttcaccacactcgcacattatcactgtttttgcagaggtgctcagaatacaacagtctagaagcatacacatataaagatacacaacatatccctccaaactgccaatatcccaaacccctcctttaaagtgcaggcattgtacttcccatttccaggactcaagtccgactatatgaaaataaccggtttccctgaatcccttcactaaatattaccctgctcacactccaacagatcgtcaggtcccaagtaccattcgtctccattcactcctatcaaacacgctcacgcatgcctgctggaagtccaagcccctcgcacacaaaacctcctttaccccctccctccaacctttcctaggccgacccctaccccgccttccttccactacagactgatacactcttgaagtcattctgtttcgctccattctctctacatgtccgaaccacctcaacaaccattcctcagccctctggacaacagttttggtaatcccgcacctcctcctaacttccaaactacgaattctctgcattatattcacaccacacattgacacgtcgactcccaaatatctgaatacattcacctcctccatactctctccctccaatctgatatccaatctttcatcacctaatctttttgttatcctcataaccttactctttcctgtatttacttttaattttcttcttttacacaccctaccaaattcatccaccaatctctgcaacttctcttcagaatctcccaagagcacagtgtcatcagcaaagagcaactgtgacaactcccactttatgtgtgattctttatcttttaactccacgcctcttgccaagaccctcgcatttacttctcttacaaccccatctataaatatattaaacaaccacggtgacatcacacatccttgtctaaggcctacttttactgggaaatagtttccctctttcctacatactctaacttgagcctcactatcctcataaaaactcttcactgctttcagtaacctacctcctacaccatacacctgcaacatctgccacattgcccccctatccaccctgtcatatgccttttccaaatccataaatgccacaaagacctctttagccttatctaaatactgttcacttatatgtttcactgtaaacacctggtccacacaccccctacctttcctaaagcctccttgttcatctgctatcctattctccgtcttactcttaattctttcaataataactctaccatacactttaccaggtatactcaacagacttatccccctataatttttgcactctcttttgtcccctttgcctttatacaaaggaactatgcatgctctctgccaatccctaggtaccttaccctcttccttacatttattaaataattgcaccaaccactccaaaactatatccccacctgcttttaacatttctatctttatcccatcaatcccagctgctttaccccctttcattttacctactgcctcacgaacttccctcacactcacaactggttcttcctcactcctacaagatgttattcctccttgccctatacacgaaatcacagcttccctatcttcatcaacatttaacaattcctcaaaatattccctccatcttcccaatacctctaactctccatttaataactagtaagataagataagatttcgtttggatttttaaccccagaaggttagccacccaggataacccaagaaagtcagtgcgtcatcgaggactgtggaTATTATATATGAATCAGTTCTCAGTTGCTTTGATGAAATGCTTTAATTCCTAATGGTTGTATTTCAGGTTTGTGCTTATGAAGCTGAAGTTGGATGGGTTCGTGCAAGAGTGAGCAAGAAGTGTAACTTAGCATCTTGCAGTCTCCGACTGTATCTTAGGAGTGATACTGATGTGGTGTACGTGCACATTGTGTTGATGGATTATGGTAACGTTTATTGTGTGCCACAGGGAGACCTGATGATGGTGCCAAGGGACTTACAAGATATACCATCAAAGGCTCAACAATATTTACTGAAAGATGTTATTAACAATGACAGTTTGGATAAGTCATTGCAGGAAGAGGTAATTTTAAAGCATTACTCTCATTCTGCCTCTACATTGTTTTTGtgtaattttgtttttaacactttggccatttcccacctaggcagggtaaccaaaaagaaagaaaaataactttcatcatcattcaacactttcaccatcactctacataatcactgtctttgcagaggcgctcagatatgacggtttagatgtccctcctaactgccaatatcccaaaacccctcctttaaagtgcatgcattgtatttcccatttccaggactcaagtccagctaactggtttccctgaatcccttcacaaaatattatcctgctcacactccaacagctcgtcaggtccaaaaaccatttgtctccattcactcctatctaacacgctcacacacacgcttcctggaagcccaagccccttccccacaaaacctcttttaccccctccttccagtATTTtcgaggccgacccctaccccaccttccttcccctacagatttatacgctctccaaatcATTCTACTTAGTTCTgttctgtaataatgttggtagaattaccaacaatatgtcaagtacaaggacacaagtgcaactaatgtgacattttattgtggcaatgtttcgctgtccaggagctttgtcaagccgatacgacaaagctcctggagagcgaaacgttgccacaataaaatgtcacattagttgcacttgtgtccttttacttgacatAGTTctgttctctctaaatgaccaagccacctcaacaacccctcttcagctctcttgactaatacttttagtaactccaacCTAGtatccacactacaaattctctgcataatatttaccccatacattgcccttagacataacatcttcactgcttccagccacctcctcgctgcaacatttataacctatgcttcatacccatataagagtgttcgtaccattatactctcatacattcccttctttgcctccatggataatttttttttttctctccacagatatctcaatgcaccattcacctttataccttcatcaattctatgtttaACTACATCCTTCATAAACCAATTTGCTGACAAGGtatctcccaaatatctgaaaacatgcacttcttccatactccctccaatgtgacaaccaatttttctttatctaagctgtttgataccctcatcaccttactcttatctatgtttactttcagctttctaccttacacaccctcccaaactagtccactaacctttgccacttttcttaagaatctcccagaagcacagtatcatcagcaaaaagtaactgtgttgaactcccattttgtatttgcttcccaataatttaatcccacccctctccccaacaccctagcatttacttcttttacaactccatctctaaatatgttaaataaccatggtgacattacacatccctgtctaagacctatgtttactgggaagtaatctccctctatcctacacaccctaacctgatcctcactatcctcataaaaacaccacagcatttagtaacttactacctattccatacacctgcaacatctaccacattgctcccctattcactatcatatgccttttctaaatccataaatgcagtgaaaacttccctacctttatctaagtactgttcacatgtatgcttcaatgtaaacgccTGCtttacacattccctacccattctaaagcctttCTGCGCATCTGCAATCCttttctctgtcttacctctaattttttcattaataaccctaccatgcactttaccTGGAGGGAGcaggcaaaggaggttttgtgggcgaggggcttggacttccagcaagcgtacatgagcgtgttagataggagtgaatggagatgaatggtatttggaacctgacgagctgttggagtgtgagcaggggtaatatttagtgaagggattcagggaaactggttatttttatatagccggacttgactcctggaaatgggaagtacaatgcctgcactttaaaggaggggtttgggatattggcagtttggagggatatgttgtgtatgtttatacgtatatgcttctaaactgttgtattctgagcacctctgcaaaaaaagtgattatgtgtgagtgaggtgaaagtgttgaatgatgatgaaagtattttctttttgaggattttctttctttttgggtctccctacttcagtgggagatggcagatttgttaaaaaaaaaaataaagaactcggtaaacttattccccaatagtttttacaatctcttttgtcccccttccctttatataaaggaattatacacgttctctgccaatccctagatacctttccctctttcatacatctattaaacaaaaataccaaccactccaacactataactccccctgcttttaacatttctctcatgatcccatcagttcaagCTGCTttaccctttcattctacgtaatgcttcatgcacctcccccacactcgcatcctgctcttcttcactcctaaaagatgttatacctctctGGCCAATGCCTGCATttgctgcctccctttcttcatcgacatttaaaagttcctcaaaatattcctgccatctacccaatacctctagcttcccatctactaactcccctactctgtttttaactgacaaatccattcattccttaggctttcttaacttgtttacctCACTCCAAAAATTGTTCtgattctcagcaaaatttctctAAATttgctctttcatttgctctcaAAATTTACtcttatcatttgctctccttttgcactctcaccactctctcaccgctcttcacctttcttttactctccatatactctgccctttttacaatacttctgctttgtaaaaacctctcataagctacctcttTCTCTTTTATTGCACCCTTACCTCATCAACTactaatcactcctctttcctctttctctttccaTCTTTTTTTATACCTGTTTAAAATCCCAATTTATGTATTGGCCATATTATAGTCAAACTTTTTAAACTTGCTACAAATAATACTCATGAACATATCAAGAAAGATAGAACCATGAATTATATTGGTCTTAACAAATTGTAATGGGGTCCCAAACTTGTCCTGCAAACTCCCATTTTGTCCAAAAAAGTTCCAATCAGGTGGATAGTACATATGTTTGGCTAGTTACCATTACTTGTCAATACACTTAGATTTTGATGAGGGGATTTGCCACCCGTTGGTGTTAAGTGACCCTGTACATGATGTAAGTATCCAAGATCTCTTATACCTGAAGTTCCTTATAACTTCTCTTTCTAACACTGGTTTCTAATGGCATTCATAgctttttatatacagtggacccccgccttacgatattaatccgttcctgagagcacatcgtaagctgaaattatcgttagccgaattaattttccccataagaaataatggaaatcaaattaatccgttcctgacaccccaaagtatgaaaaatttttttttttttactacatgaaatattaattttaatatacacaaactgaagaagacatgcacagttactactctactaagaatagaatacatgacacttacctttattgaagatctggtgatgattgatgggatgggaggaggggagagtgtggaggttattgtttagaaggggaatccccttccattaggacttgaggtagcaagtcgttttccagggttacttcccttctcgtaatgccactaggaccagcttgagagtcactggacctctgtcacacaacaaatctgtccatagagctccgtacctcccgttcctttaagactttcctaaaatgggccataacattgtcattgtacaggttgccaacatggcttgcagtagctgtgtcagggtgattttcatctgtaaaggtttgcagttcaacccactttgctcaca harbors:
- the LOC128694562 gene encoding uncharacterized protein isoform X2 encodes the protein MADQGGGDASHPVPTQDHIMAEAVSLQGSDSSQYSVAMVDVMSKASPQREKSLGGKTTSWKKQCNTVTTKNIFPSCVVSTTCFYAYDKDEKLLLDHLTDILSNNAKIDHTQIKEVVNGMVCAYEAEVGWVRARVSKKCNLASCSLRLYLRSDTDVVYVHIVLMDYGNVYCVPQGDLMMVPRDLQDIPSKAQQYLLKDVINNDSLDKSLQEEVILKHYSHSASTLFLCNFVFNTLAISHLGRVTKKKEK